From a single Brassica napus cultivar Da-Ae chromosome C9, Da-Ae, whole genome shotgun sequence genomic region:
- the LOC106366656 gene encoding probable LRR receptor-like serine/threonine-protein kinase PAM74 codes for MITIMLHQKRLLQPPTAAIPSNLSAPLTVSWTPEKHGDQYYLYSHFAEIQDLHANDTREFDVLWNGAVIVEAFVPSKLLIDTFMNKSPETCDGGKCSYQLIKTSKSTLPPLLNALEIYTVIQFPQSETDENDVVAIKDIETAYGLSRIKWQGDPCVPQMYAWDGLNCSYTAISTPPRITSLNLSSSGLTGTIAAAIQNLTLLQKLDLSNNKLTGVVPEFLAQMTSLVIINLRGNDLTGHVPQALQRNGLELLVEGNPRLCLSGSCTKDSKKKFPLIIVASVASVAIIVIVLVLVFVLKKKKPSSVEAAQLPPITPNIKSSIETKKRRFTYSEVMKMTNNFQTVVGEGGFGVVCHGTLNDSEQVAVKLLSQSSSQGYKHFKAEVVLLLRVHYTNLVNLAGYCDEGDHLALIYEFMPNGDLKQHLSGKRGESIFKWGSRLQIALEATLGLEYLHVGCTPPIVHRDIKTTNILLDQQLKAKIADFGLSRSFPVGGETHVSTVVAGTPGYLDPEYYHTSRLGEKSDVYSFGIVLLEMITNQPVIDQSRERSHIAQWVGFELNRGDITRIIDPNLHRDYESRSVWRVLELAMSCVNPSSLNRPNMSQVANELKECLASEKSRRNMNMDSQSSPEVSISFDTGMFPRAR; via the exons ATGATAACAATTATGCTCCACCAAAAAAGGCTCTTGCAACCGCCAACCGCTGCTATACCTTCCAATCTCAGTGCGCCATTGACAGTCAGTTGGACGCCGGAAAAACATGGTGACCAATATTACTTGTATAGCCACTTCGCTGAGATACAAGATTTACATGCCAACGATACCAGGGAATTTGACGTGTTATGGAATGGAGCTGTTATTGTTGAAGCTTTTGTTCCTTCAAAGTTACTGATTGATACTTTCATGAATAAGTCTCCAGAGACTTGCGATGGAGGGAAATGTAGCTACCAGCTAATAAAAACCTCGAAATCAACTCTTCCTCCTCTACTAAATGCTCTTGAGATCTACACGGTTATCCAATTCCCACAATCGGAAACAGATGAAAACGATG TGGTTGCTATCAAAGATATCGAAACTGCCTATGGATTGAGTAGAATCAAGTGGCAAGGAGATCCTTGCGTCCCTCAAATGTATGCATGGGACGGTTTGAATTGTAGCTACACCGCTATTTCTACACCTCCAAGAATAACGTCCTT AAACTTGTCTTCAAGCGGGTTAACTGGAACCATAGCGGCTGCTATTCAAAACCTTACACTACTACAAAAACT AGACTTGTCAAATAACAAATTGACTGGAGTGGTGCCTGAGTTTCTAGCCCAGATGACATCGTTGGTGATCAT AAACCTAAGAGGGAACGATCTTACTGGTCACGTTCCTCAAGCTCTTCAAAGAAATGGACTAGAGTTACT AGTTGAAGGAAACCCGAGGCTTTGTCTCTCTGGTTCGTGCACAAAAGACTCCAAGAAGAAATTTCCACTGATAATTGTTGCATCAGTTGCTTCTGTAGCCATAATCGTTATTGTGTTGGTTCttgtttttgttctcaaaaAGAAGAAGCCATCATCCGTGGAAG CTGCACAACTTCCACCAATTACGCCAAACATTAAATCATCAATTGAGACGAAAAAGAGAAGGTTTACTTATTCAGAGGTTATGAAAATGACAAATAATTTCCAAACAGTAGTAGGCGAAGGTGGATTCGGTGTCGTGTGCCACGGTACTCTAAATGATTCCGAACAAGTAGCTGTTAAATTGCTCTCTCAATCATCAAGTCAAGGCTATAAGCATTTTAAGGCAGAG GTTGTTCTTCTTCTAAGAGTTCACTATACAAATTTGGTGAACCTCGCTGGATATTGCGATGAAGGAGATCATTTGGCTCTTATCTATGAGTTTATGCCAAATGGAGATTTAAAACAACATCTATCTG GAAAACGTGGTGAATCCATTTTCAAATGGGGCAGTCGGCTGCAAATAGCTCTGGAGGCTACACTAG GTTTGGAATATCTACATGTTGGATGCACACCGCCAATTGTACATAGAGATATCAAAACGACAAACATATTGTTGGACCAACAGTTAAAGGCTAAGATCGCCGATTTTGGCCTTTCAAGATCTTTCCCTGTTGGAGGTGAAACCCATGTTTCAACTGTTGTTGCTGGTACACCTGGATATCTTGATCCAGA GTATTACCATACAAGTCGGCTGGGTGAGAAGAGCGATGTGTACAGCTTTGGAATTGTGTTATTGGAAATGATCACAAACCAACCAGTGATTGACCAATCCCGTGAAAGGTCTCACATAGCGCAGTGGGTTGGGTTTGAGCTCAACCGAGGAGATATTACTAGGATTATAGATCCAAACTTGCACAGGGATTACGAGTCTCGTTCTGTATGGAGAGTTCTTGAACTGGCGATGTCGTGCGTGAATCCTTCTTCACTAAACCGACCAAATATGTCCCAGGTTGCTAATGAACTGAAAGAGTGTCTTGCGTCTGAAAAATCGAGGAGAAATATGAATATGGACTCTCAGAGTTCTCCTGAAGTGAGCATAAGCTTTGACACTGGGATGTTTCCGAGGGCAAGATAG